The Microbulbifer sp. YPW1 genome contains the following window.
CAAACGCCAGGCGCTGATCTTGCTCACTCTCCTGTGCAGCGTTCTCACTTGGGGCTTTGTCCTTATCCCAAGTGTCGTTAGCATTATTGCCGGCTACCTGGTGTTAAACCTTGCCTACACCTTCTACCTCAAACACCAACCGGTGCTGGATATCTTCACAATCGCTATTGGTTTTGTGCTGCGGGTCTACGCGGGAGCTATGGCAATAGACGTGCCAGTCTCCCCCTGGATGTTTACCACTACTTTATGCTTGGCCCTGTATCTTGCCGCAATCAAGCGGCGGCAAGAGCTCGCACAGAGCGGCAGTGAAGGAAGAAATGTACTCCAGTACTACACCATTCCACTGATTGATCGCTATGCAGAGATGGCCGCTGTCGGCGCCCTCCTGTTTTACAGCCTGTTCGTCATGAACGAGCGCCCCGAATTAGTTATCACTGTCCCACTCGTGATCTTTGGACTATTTCGATACTGGTTTGTAGTTGAAAGCCGAAACGAGGGTGAATCCCCTACTGACGTTCTGTACTCGGACAAACAACTGATCGTTACGGTATTACTCTGGGGAGTCGCTAGCACTGCTGCGCTCTGGCCCGCGGGAGCATAGATATCACAATGAACCTGGCTTACCTGGTCACTCCTTTCATAGCTTGGCTTATTGCCGGCTCATTGAAGTTTACAATCAACAGCATTAGAGCAAAGCAACTTGCCTTTGGCTTGATTGGCTACGGCGGTTTACCCAGTAATCACAGCGCGATTGTCAGTAGTATGGCGACCTTGATTGCGCTGCAAGAAGGTATTGATCACCCGGCCTTTGGTGTAGCTATCACGCTAGCATTTATCGTCGTTCTTGATGCAGGCAGTCTGCGCCGGCAAGTAGGTATACATGCAGCGTCAATTAACCAAATACAGGCGGATCGAGGAGTGCTCAATAGAGCATTGAGAGAACGAATGGGACATTCCCGAACAGAAATCTTAGCGGGAGTTCTTACAGGTATAGCTAGCGCAACCACGATCAATTACACCCAGACAGCATTTACTGTTTAACCTAATCGCAATCAAGCTCCCATATACCCAACCTCGCGCCTGCTGAAATCTATACGCAAATTACGTCAGCCCCACCAACAACCTAAGGTATTGAGATGACCAAGAGCTTCCTCAGCTGCATAACCTTCGAGCACAAGTGTAATCATGAGCAGCATGTCATGAGCCTGCTGCCTCACTACAAAATGAAACTAAACCGGCAACGATTTAACCTTCAACCCTCTAATAAACTATAGGAACCCCTATAATAGGCTCTCCGGTTAACTTCCACGTGACGGCATGGCCATGCGGCACACCGAGACAGGTGGTCATATCATTTTTAATAAAAGGCACACCTGACAACTCCACATTATCCCGATCGAAGCTTTCAGATAGATGCTTGTATCCGCCTGTGTTAAGCCTCCAAATTGCCCCCAATCTCTCGGGAGTAAATAATGGAGAGGCAACTGCCAAACGAACATCCTCATATAGAGCTTTTACCTCAGAATCCACTATCAAATTTTCCTGCTTTACGATGGTGTCAACATACCCTTTAGGGAACGCACGCTCGTAATGGCCAACCCTTGTATTTGAGCGAGCAGGAAGTCGGGCAAGCAGCGGATCAGCTAGCGCCAGCGGATCCAACCAATAAACACTCGGCCCGGCGGAAAAACCAACCATTCCGATCGCGCAGCGAACAAAAACCCCTTCTTGCCCACGCAATAGCCTACCTTCAATCAACCAAGGATGCGCAGGACCTCGATTGATAAGTGCAGGTTTTAAACCAGTCCCCCTGTAATAAAAAGCACGCTCATCAGCTATACCGCTAGAGTTAATATGCTGAGACATAAACGTAACAGGAGAAAATAAGGTTTTAGTCAAGACACTCGATACAGCAAGAAGGAGAGGCAAGCAGAACAGCAAAAATGATGGAGCAGCTACGACAATTAGAATACAAGTGGCCAACACTACCGAGGAGCTAAAAAAGCGCCCCGCCATATAATCCCCTCCAACATAAAAGTAATAAGGGAACCAAAGGGCTAAACCTAGAGAAAAAGGGCGAAGTTTCTCATGAAATAAACCCAGTGCCGCACCCGTCAAGAGAAGAAATAAGGAGAAAGGATCATTTAAAAAAAGCCACTTGAGCCCACCCCAGGCAGAGCTGACACCCTCAGACCAAGGGACACTCCCTCCGACTTTAGCCAATGCAGTATTGGGCACCGGAGCCCCATAATAAAACAAAGAAAATACAACCCACAAGATAGCGGGAGCCCCGCCAATCAAGGCATACTTTAACGACCTATCTTCAAAAACAGTCAGCAAGAGCAGGGGAAAAACTAAAATTAACGTATCAGGCCTGCACAAAAAAAGCATCGACGCAATAAAAAATACGGCATAGCTTTTTTGCCCCCCCCATCCCCTCAAACTAATTGCGAAAATCGAAACGATTAGAAAGTGCGTCAAAGGGTTCTCCAACCCAGAGCTAGAGTAATCGACAAACGACCTAGAGAACAAAAGAAAAGATATTACTATTACGTGTAGCAGGGAAAAGTTAACTGAAAGCCTCAACATCAAAACTAATGTTAGACAAAGCAAGACGAAAGACAACAAAAGGCTAACGTAATAAGGATTATCAAAAACTGCTGCCGAGCCGAACAACATTGCAAACCACAAAGGGTGCGTGTATACCTGAACCCGCTCACCGGGATTCCAGGTCAGCCCGTAACCATTCAATGCATTGTCAACAACCCTAAAAGTAATATACGCATCCTCTGCCACCCACGCAGTATTAAAAAAAGCTAGCGAAAAAAGTAACAATAAACAAATAGCAACAGCTAATCTCGAGCTTCCAGTTAACGGCTTATCCAACACTCCACCACCGAAAAAAGCAGAACTTATACCCACCCTAAGACTTGCTAACAAAATATTCCCCAACTTTACCCATCATTTCGCGGCCTGAGTTATAGATAGACATTTAAAGCCGCTAGGCTCTTCTTCAAAGAGCCAACTCCATTCACCGTTTACGACCCTAGCAAAAATATCAGAGAGGCAAACAATCAAGCCCAAGATTTCGAAACTGACCACCGCTGTCACTTCGCTATAAATATTTACTTACTGACACCCCAAGCTCTTCGGACAGCATCTTAATACTCTCCTCTCTATCCAAACCGGATACGACCTCCATTGCCCTTAGAATCTGCCTCTTCACTAAAGGTTCATCACTTTGACTAATCGCGATCTTTGCAGAAAGAATTATGCCCTTTAGGTTTCCTGGTTCGATTTGTAAGGCAGCCTCCACCAGCCCCTCAGCTTTATTCAAACGTCCTTCGGCGGGATTATTGAAATACATAGTCGCAATATTTAAGTAAATACTGGCCACTCTTTTATCATAGCCGCTAAAGCCTTGAACATAAAAATCCGCCATGACTATTTCATACAATTTCTCAGAAACGGCAACATCGCCTTTCTCTGCAAAGCAGCCAGCTATAGTTGTGAGCAAGGGAAGCGTGCCATTGTTGTTTTTAAAATCTGGAAAAGCTTCTCTCAAAACCACCTCACACTCTCCATGTGAGGCCAATGCCGCATAGTAATTTGTTTTAGCAGTCGCCGAGCTAGGCTTTATTGACTTAACCCAATGCCAGAATGTGTAATCGTTAACCCAGAATGGAGTAACACTCCGGGTAACAGCGATAAGGAGAAGAACAACCAGACCACTTGCAAACCACGCGCCAGGGGTAAATCGTATCGACACCTTCCCAATCACAATCGCCAGCCCCAACAATGCGACCATAAGTGGGAAATATATGAACCGGAGATGGGCAAAGTTATCCCCAATGGACATCGGCATCAGATGAAGCACAGGAAAAATTGACGCCAAGAATAGCGCAAGTGGTAGCAAGATATTCCACTTACGCTTCAAAGCCGCGAAAGTGACGGTCATTATCAAGAGAGACCCTGCCGCAAAATAAACAAAATCGGTATTACTTGAAAATACCAACTTTGAATCAACAGGGTTGACAGGCGATATATCCCAAACCGGATACAGCAAATGCAATATATAGTACCCGATCGCTTTCACAATCAACCCTACTCTAAACGCAACACCTTCAGAATAAAGATCAACCCCGCTGGGAATGTACAAATACCCGAGAGTAAAATAGCGAATTAACAGGTAGGTTATTCCCGCAAAAAAGCATGCAGTATAAGTGCAGACCAAACGCTTCCGTTCAGACAACTCTTTCCAATTTAGCAGCCCCGCTTTCATTAGAAAAAAGTGCCACACGGGAAAAATCAGGACAAAAGCCGCGGCCATTTCCTTTGTAAGCGCCGCACAAAGATATAAGAAAAATATAAGGACAAGTCTCACCGAAGTTGATCTGGCGCGAAAATCAACCAGGAAAAGTAAAATAGCAAAAGTGGCAAAAAGCCCATCAAATATTCCAGAAATCCACGCCACAACCTCTGTGGTCACAGGATTTACGGCGAAAAATAAAGCAGCAATAAGGGCAACAGGTACTCGAAAGGAGCTATTCTTTAGCAATATGAGAAGCAGAGAAAATAGTAATAAGGTGTTTGCCAAGTGTATACAAAGCAACAACCAGTGATAAGGTGAGGCACTTACAGCATCATCCCCCACCAAATACAATACAATTAGAGGTAGAGGTCGATAGTAGTTCTGCGATACAAAGAACGGGCTTTGTAAAGCCTGCAAAAACAGATCGAAATTATGGAAGTACAATTCCGATTTTAGAAATTGATTATCATCCCATACAAACCCGAACCCCGTAACCGGCAGCCATACTAAAAGGGTAATTATTGCCAGTATACTCGCAGCTATAACTGTCTTATTTTTTTCAAACACCATCCGCAAAACCTCACCGCAAACAAAAAAGGGCTCCGTAGAGCCCTTTATATCTTACAACTGCTACGTCAAAGATTAACGGCAGTTTGCCGGCAAGAACTTTTCTTCAACGGTAGAACTGTTACAGGCCCACTTAACACCAGTTGCGGCATTACCAGTACCTACCATGACCAGGTTACCACTTGCCTGACTATTGCCGATACCGGAAGTATCGATGGCATAAGTAATAGTGGCCATCGTTCCACTACCAGTGAACGCAATACTAGACACATAATTGCTCTGGGCTGCAGAGGTATTTACACCGGCAGCATCGGCATCGGTAGGCATAGTACCCATTGACACGAAATATTCAGACACAGAGGTCTTGCTTGCTGCAGCCAAGCCCATTACTTCGGACATTTTGGCTCGGGTGGTGTAATCCTGGTACGCAGGCAGTGCTACCGCGGCCAGAATACCAATGATCGCAACCACGATCATCAATTCAATAAGAGTAAAGCCCTGTTGCTTTTTCATTGTAACCGTCTCCATACAGACTGTTGTTTTAAGATGAAATCCCGTGAGGAAGTCGGCTGTTACAATACCGGCAATGTGGCAAAACGCGCAAGCGGGTAAATTGCCTACACAATGCAGTTTGAGAGGAAAGTCATATCCAGAGCGGTTAATTGTTAGACAAAACTAGCAATTATCATGCAACCCTTGAAAGCCGGTGACACAAATTGTCAGGCCAGCCTAGCGACGACCGATATTTTGCTTTCGTTTCTTTTGCTGGTCACAAAGCCACGAGGCAGATTGCCCAACCCATTGGATCAAATCTTCAGAAAAAGCTGAGCAGGTGATTTGCACATTCAGAAGATGCCCAGTTCACAGGCTACGGCAATGGCTCCTCGGGATCATTGGCTGGCGGATACTTATTCGCTATATTGGCATACCTGCCAGTGACCAGTGGCAAATTCCCTTTACTGGCCGGCACTTAAGAACAAAATTTAAACAAAGATAATACATTCGGTACTCATACTAACGGTCCCCCATGAGCAGCACTCCACTGAGCGGCCTGGCCAAGCGGCTGGTTTCTGACAATGCTATCGATGAGGCTACTGCCCAGTCGGCGATCAAGGCGGCCAAACGTGAGGGGCAGACCTTTGCCCAGCACGCGGTGGAGGCCAAACTGGTCAAGAGCCGAGATCTGGCCAATATCGCATCAACGGCATTTGGTAGCCCCCTGTTTGACCTTTCGAGCTACAACTTTGACCTCCTTCCCAAGGATGTTGTTGACGAAAAGTTGATCAGCAAGCACTTTGCGCTCCCTCTTTATAAGCGCGGCAACCGGCTTTTTGTCGCAGTAGCAGACCCCACCAATCTCGCAGGCCTGGACGAAATCAACTTCAACACCGGCCTGAACACCGATGCCATCCTGGTAGAAACGGACAAGCTGGCCAAAGCCATCGAAAGTTATCTTGCTAATAGTGGCGACATAGGCGGTGGCCTGGAAGGGTTGGACGATGAGGACCTGGACAGTCTGGATGTTGAGAGCGGGGAAAACCGGCAGGATGACGATAAGGACCCCGGAGGGGATGAGGCCCCAGTTGTACGTTTTGTAAACAAGGTGCTATTGGATGCGATCCGTACCGGGGCGTCCGACATACACTTTGAGCCCTATGAAAAGCTTTATCGGGTACGCCTGCGCACCGACGGCGTACTTCATGAAGTCGCCCGTCCACCCATCCAGTTGGCGACCCGGATCTCTGCCCGCTTGAAAGTTATGTCCAAAATGGACATTTCTGAGCGCCGGGTACCCCAGGACGGCCGTATCAAGATGAAGCTGTCCAAGACCAAGGCCATCGACTTCCGGGTAAACAGCCTCCCGACTCTTTGGGGAGAAAAGATCGTTCTGCGGATACTCGACCCCTCTTCTGCCAAGCTGGGCATCGATGCTCTCGGCTACGAAGAGAGCCAGAAAAAGATCTATATGGATGCTCTTGCGCAGCCGCAGGGCATGATCCTGGTGACCGGCCCTACCGGCTCCGGAAAAACCGTATCGCTATACACAGGCCTGAATATTCTGAACACCCCGGAGCGCAATATCTCCACGGCGGAAGACCCGGTAGAAATCAACCTGGAGGGTATTAATCAGGTAAACGTCTCCAACAAGGTGGGACTTAACTTCGCTGAGGCGCTGCGCTCCTTTCTGCGTCAGGACCCGGATATTGTGATGGTGGGGGAGATTCGGGACTTGGAAACGGCAGAAATCGCCATCAAGGCGGCACAGACCGGGCACCTTGTACTCTCTACCCTTCACACTAACTCGGCCCCGGAAACCCTGACGCGACTGATGAATATGGGGGTTCCGACTTTCAATATCGCGACGTCTGTCAGTGTCATTATCGCCCAGCGTCTTGCACGACGGCTCTGCGGCGAGTGCAAGAAGCCGGTAGAGTTACCCGAGGAGGTATTGAAGGAGGAGGGTTTCGATACGGTCACCATCCCCGAAAGCGAGTGGCATATATTCCAGCCCGTCGGTTGCGAGCACTGTTCGAAAGGCTACAAGGGGCGCGTCGGCGTGTATGAAGT
Protein-coding sequences here:
- a CDS encoding decaprenyl-phosphate phosphoribosyltransferase, with amino-acid sequence MLNSTALTGGKKWLSPGLITLMRPKQWIKNTFVLPPLIFSGQFLNESAILQALLAVALFCIASSATYIINDYQDIERDRKHPIKSLKRPLASGQVSKRQALILLTLLCSVLTWGFVLIPSVVSIIAGYLVLNLAYTFYLKHQPVLDIFTIAIGFVLRVYAGAMAIDVPVSPWMFTTTLCLALYLAAIKRRQELAQSGSEGRNVLQYYTIPLIDRYAEMAAVGALLFYSLFVMNERPELVITVPLVIFGLFRYWFVVESRNEGESPTDVLYSDKQLIVTVLLWGVASTAALWPAGA
- a CDS encoding divergent PAP2 family protein — translated: MNLAYLVTPFIAWLIAGSLKFTINSIRAKQLAFGLIGYGGLPSNHSAIVSSMATLIALQEGIDHPAFGVAITLAFIVVLDAGSLRRQVGIHAASINQIQADRGVLNRALRERMGHSRTEILAGVLTGIASATTINYTQTAFTV
- a CDS encoding pilin; its protein translation is MKKQQGFTLIELMIVVAIIGILAAVALPAYQDYTTRAKMSEVMGLAAASKTSVSEYFVSMGTMPTDADAAGVNTSAAQSNYVSSIAFTGSGTMATITYAIDTSGIGNSQASGNLVMVGTGNAATGVKWACNSSTVEEKFLPANCR
- the pilB gene encoding type IV-A pilus assembly ATPase PilB, which encodes MSSTPLSGLAKRLVSDNAIDEATAQSAIKAAKREGQTFAQHAVEAKLVKSRDLANIASTAFGSPLFDLSSYNFDLLPKDVVDEKLISKHFALPLYKRGNRLFVAVADPTNLAGLDEINFNTGLNTDAILVETDKLAKAIESYLANSGDIGGGLEGLDDEDLDSLDVESGENRQDDDKDPGGDEAPVVRFVNKVLLDAIRTGASDIHFEPYEKLYRVRLRTDGVLHEVARPPIQLATRISARLKVMSKMDISERRVPQDGRIKMKLSKTKAIDFRVNSLPTLWGEKIVLRILDPSSAKLGIDALGYEESQKKIYMDALAQPQGMILVTGPTGSGKTVSLYTGLNILNTPERNISTAEDPVEINLEGINQVNVSNKVGLNFAEALRSFLRQDPDIVMVGEIRDLETAEIAIKAAQTGHLVLSTLHTNSAPETLTRLMNMGVPTFNIATSVSVIIAQRLARRLCGECKKPVELPEEVLKEEGFDTVTIPESEWHIFQPVGCEHCSKGYKGRVGVYEVVRITDGISRIIMEGGNSIEIADQARKEGFNNLRTSALRKVVMGVTSLEEANRVTKD